A genome region from Thiovulum sp. ES includes the following:
- a CDS encoding translation elongation factor P (PFAM: Elongation factor P, C-terminal; Elongation factor P (EF-P) KOW-like domain; Elongation factor P (EF-P) OB domain~TIGRFAM: translation elongation factor P) → MALTYGMSDLNKGLKIEIDGVPYRITDYQHVKPGKGAAFVRTKIKSLITGKVIDKTFHAGDKCQVPNMEYKTMQYLYDDGDFLQFMDVETYDQIGLTHDQVGDTEKWLIDGMSARVVFHNGTAISVDVDDVIELEIVETPPNFKGDSQGGKKPAVLNSGATVQVPFHLVEGDKIRVHTVEGEYVEKVK, encoded by the coding sequence ATGGCTTTAACTTATGGAATGAGTGATCTTAATAAAGGTCTTAAAATTGAAATTGATGGTGTTCCTTACAGAATTACTGACTATCAACATGTTAAACCTGGTAAAGGTGCTGCCTTTGTCAGAACAAAAATTAAGAGTTTAATTACTGGTAAAGTTATTGACAAAACTTTTCATGCTGGAGATAAGTGTCAAGTTCCAAATATGGAATACAAAACAATGCAATATCTTTATGACGATGGTGATTTTTTACAATTTATGGATGTTGAGACTTACGATCAAATTGGACTAACTCATGATCAAGTTGGTGATACTGAAAAATGGCTAATTGATGGAATGAGTGCAAGAGTTGTTTTTCATAACGGAACAGCAATTTCTGTTGATGTTGATGATGTTATTGAATTGGAAATTGTTGAGACTCCACCAAATTTTAAAGGCGATTCTCAAGGTGGTAAAAAACCAGCTGTATTAAATTCAGGTGCAACTGTTCAAGTTCCATTTCATCTTGTAGAAGGTGATAAAATTCGTGTTCATACAGTTGAAGGCGAATATGTTGAAAAAGTAAAATAA
- a CDS encoding putative ATPase (PFAM: YcjX-like family, DUF463) has protein sequence MLKYLSRVSDEAKIVLKDLNVDKAFQSSEIVKIAVTGLNRTGKTLFITSLVNQIISGKNLKILKRDFKAEIVKTTNKTPLFKYRDVVEKLRKDPPEWPESTNSVSKITLKLEVKSESSFFPNKILFLEIIDYPGEWLFDVAMYGKTFEEWSNSIFEDIKDSEKRTLSFDFQGAIRSYDLYNFSNGAEDETIVEAYKKYQNNLIGKGYSLIQPGRSFQKGNLTDKATFLFTPLLKPEGVEPHKESIYNRFKERYGQYLENSVVPLVLEHFSEFDRQIVLVDVLKSLQSGYHSFLDMTKAVKRFTEIYKYGRGGTISRFIGDRRIDKILFVATKSDSIPSSQIENFKSLLDSVVEEAQKDLRVSGMKTTSIPIASVRSTRDIEHEYQGKKLDCIQGRIIGKSEESIEYMGEIPSSFPSKKEWNENKFSFPEFSPIPFPDRDIDAVENINMDKVVQYIIGDKL, from the coding sequence ATGTTAAAATATTTAAGTAGAGTTTCAGATGAAGCCAAAATTGTCTTAAAAGATTTGAATGTTGATAAAGCTTTTCAAAGTAGCGAAATTGTCAAAATTGCTGTTACTGGATTAAACAGAACTGGAAAAACTCTCTTTATCACATCACTTGTCAATCAAATTATTTCTGGTAAAAATCTTAAAATTCTAAAACGAGATTTTAAAGCAGAAATTGTAAAAACAACAAATAAAACACCCCTTTTTAAATATCGTGATGTTGTTGAAAAATTGAGAAAAGACCCTCCAGAATGGCCTGAATCTACAAACTCAGTCTCAAAAATCACTCTCAAATTAGAAGTTAAAAGTGAAAGCTCTTTTTTTCCAAATAAAATTCTTTTTCTTGAAATTATTGATTATCCTGGTGAGTGGCTTTTTGATGTTGCAATGTATGGCAAAACTTTTGAAGAGTGGAGCAACTCTATTTTTGAAGATATTAAAGATTCTGAAAAACGAACTCTCTCTTTTGATTTTCAAGGTGCAATTCGTAGTTACGATTTATACAATTTTTCAAATGGTGCAGAAGATGAGACAATTGTTGAAGCTTACAAAAAATATCAAAATAACTTAATTGGCAAAGGCTACTCTCTCATTCAACCAGGTCGTAGTTTTCAAAAAGGAAATTTAACAGATAAAGCAACTTTTCTTTTTACTCCTCTTTTAAAACCCGAGGGTGTTGAACCACACAAAGAATCTATTTACAACAGATTTAAAGAGCGGTATGGACAATATTTAGAAAATTCTGTTGTGCCTCTTGTTTTAGAACATTTTTCTGAATTTGATCGTCAAATTGTTCTTGTTGATGTTTTAAAATCTCTTCAAAGTGGGTATCACTCTTTTCTTGATATGACAAAAGCAGTCAAGCGATTCACTGAAATTTATAAATATGGTCGAGGTGGAACAATTTCACGATTTATTGGCGACCGACGAATTGATAAAATCCTTTTTGTTGCAACTAAAAGCGATTCGATTCCATCATCACAAATTGAAAATTTCAAATCTCTACTTGATAGTGTTGTTGAGGAAGCCCAAAAAGATCTCCGAGTCTCTGGCATGAAAACAACATCTATTCCAATCGCTTCAGTTAGAAGCACAAGAGATATTGAACATGAGTATCAGGGAAAAAAACTTGATTGCATTCAGGGGAGAATTATTGGAAAAAGTGAAGAGAGTATAGAATATATGGGAGAAATTCCTTCAAGTTTTCCATCAAAAAAAGAGTGGAATGAGAATAAATTCTCTTTTCCAGAATTTTCACCAATTCCTTTTCCAGATCGAGATATTGATGCAGTTGAAAATATAAATATGGATAAAGTAGTTCAATACATAATTGGAGATAAACTGTAA